One window of the Amycolatopsis mediterranei genome contains the following:
- a CDS encoding TetR/AcrR family transcriptional regulator, with protein sequence MEETRRRPNARGQGELLREEIVTAAVRMLDELADDEALSLRAVARAVSIAATSVYLHFPDRDALVLAAMQRCHEELVRTGDEAAEAAPDPAAALRARILAQAAWAQQHSGLYKVLHESKVHRRHGMPFKEVMVARTTEAVQRCMDAGLAPADDAATVAIDLRTAVNGMLAQRINEPDLPWPPAVEQLDRFLAKLVGLRR encoded by the coding sequence ATGGAAGAAACCAGACGCCGCCCGAACGCCCGCGGCCAGGGCGAGCTGCTGCGGGAAGAGATCGTCACGGCCGCCGTCCGGATGCTCGACGAGCTCGCCGACGACGAGGCGCTGTCCCTGCGGGCCGTCGCGCGCGCCGTGTCGATCGCGGCGACGTCGGTCTACCTGCACTTCCCGGACCGCGACGCCCTCGTGCTGGCGGCCATGCAGCGCTGCCACGAGGAGCTCGTCCGCACCGGCGACGAAGCGGCCGAGGCCGCCCCGGACCCGGCGGCCGCGCTGCGCGCCCGGATCCTGGCGCAGGCGGCGTGGGCGCAGCAGCATTCCGGGCTGTACAAGGTGCTGCACGAGAGCAAGGTCCACCGGCGGCACGGAATGCCGTTCAAGGAAGTCATGGTCGCCCGCACGACCGAAGCGGTCCAGCGGTGCATGGACGCGGGCCTGGCACCGGCCGACGACGCCGCGACCGTCGCCATCGACCTGCGGACCGCCGTCAACGGCATGCTGGCGCAGCGGATCAACGAGCCCGACCTGCCGTGGCCGCCCGCGGTCGAGCAGCTGGACCGGTTCCTCGCCAAGCTGGTGGGCCTGCGGCGATAG
- a CDS encoding DinB family protein has protein sequence MTTVDEQGRPEPPVDGDEAATLLGFLDYHRATLTWKCAGLDAAGLRVTVASSKMTLGGLLKHLAYVEDHWFSRVLFDRERTAPFDAVDWTATPDWDWDSAADDTPEQLFGLWEDAVARSRESVAKVLENGLSQPARRPWPDGLTPSLRWILVHMIEEYSRHNGHADLIRESIDGSAGE, from the coding sequence GTGACCACTGTGGACGAACAGGGCCGGCCTGAGCCGCCCGTTGACGGCGACGAAGCCGCCACCCTGCTGGGTTTCCTCGACTACCACCGGGCGACCTTGACCTGGAAGTGCGCCGGCCTGGACGCGGCCGGTCTGCGCGTGACCGTCGCGTCGTCCAAGATGACGCTCGGCGGGCTCCTCAAGCACCTGGCCTACGTCGAGGACCACTGGTTCTCGCGCGTGCTGTTCGACCGCGAGCGCACGGCGCCGTTCGACGCGGTCGACTGGACGGCCACGCCCGACTGGGACTGGGACTCCGCCGCGGACGACACCCCGGAGCAGCTCTTCGGCCTGTGGGAAGACGCGGTCGCCCGCTCGCGGGAGTCGGTGGCGAAGGTGCTGGAGAACGGCCTTTCCCAGCCGGCCCGGCGTCCGTGGCCGGACGGCCTCACGCCGAGCCTGCGCTGGATCCTGGTCCACATGATCGAGGAGTACAGCCGCCACAACGGCCACGCCGACCTCATCCGCGAGTCGATCGACGGCAGCGCGGGGGAGTAG
- a CDS encoding MarR family winged helix-turn-helix transcriptional regulator, translating to MHASSEGGPALFRLVRHWARQWAPDVVERFAAGAPASWTVPNLFVIQAIDGAAGEEVTVADVAHQLGIDRSVASRMVAEAAREGFVVRSTSTRDARRAVLTLTDAAKEFLDASQAHQRQAFEALVGHWPEEDRERFAGYLRRLADEVLG from the coding sequence ATGCACGCATCAAGCGAGGGCGGCCCGGCACTGTTCCGCCTGGTCCGGCACTGGGCCCGCCAGTGGGCCCCGGACGTCGTCGAGCGCTTCGCCGCCGGCGCGCCGGCGTCGTGGACGGTGCCGAACCTGTTCGTCATCCAGGCGATCGACGGGGCGGCCGGCGAGGAAGTGACCGTCGCGGACGTGGCCCACCAGCTGGGCATCGACCGCTCGGTGGCCAGCCGCATGGTGGCCGAAGCGGCGCGAGAGGGCTTCGTCGTGCGCTCGACGTCGACGCGTGACGCACGCCGCGCGGTCCTGACCCTCACCGACGCGGCGAAGGAGTTCCTCGATGCCTCGCAGGCCCACCAGCGTCAGGCGTTCGAAGCACTGGTGGGCCACTGGCCGGAGGAGGACCGTGAACGCTTCGCCGGCTACCTCCGCCGGCTCGCGGACGAGGTGCTCGGCTAG
- a CDS encoding carboxymuconolactone decarboxylase family protein produces the protein MTTTETPTSLERLDALDPVFAQMAGATAKYVRSIPELTDREKTFLCVTAGVCEGSLGLAFTAHVRAGLAAGVSTSDIRELLRFVSYDCGYHAAAAGIERIAELEAELGLPRPDVEPLAPELVTAGPDAAPSPLPEAVRARVAELDPHFAGYFDLQSRMRTGHGPGTLSERERGLVSLSVDVHYQTLADTFRTHVGRALRGGASPEDVRAALRFTAQFGVTRAWHAWEALNPILAES, from the coding sequence TTGACCACCACCGAAACCCCCACGAGCCTCGAACGGCTCGACGCGCTCGACCCCGTGTTCGCCCAGATGGCCGGGGCCACCGCGAAGTACGTCCGGTCGATCCCCGAGCTCACCGACCGCGAGAAGACCTTCCTGTGCGTGACGGCCGGCGTCTGCGAGGGGAGCCTGGGCCTGGCGTTCACCGCGCACGTGCGGGCCGGCCTGGCCGCCGGGGTGTCCACTTCGGACATCCGCGAGCTGCTGCGGTTCGTCTCCTACGACTGCGGCTACCACGCGGCGGCTGCGGGCATCGAGCGGATCGCCGAGCTCGAGGCCGAACTCGGCCTGCCGCGCCCGGACGTCGAACCGCTGGCACCGGAACTGGTGACGGCCGGACCGGACGCGGCGCCCAGCCCGCTGCCGGAAGCGGTGCGGGCCCGGGTGGCCGAGCTGGACCCGCACTTCGCCGGTTACTTCGACCTGCAGTCACGGATGCGCACCGGACACGGGCCGGGCACGCTCAGCGAACGCGAGCGCGGCCTGGTCAGCCTCAGTGTCGACGTCCACTACCAGACCCTGGCCGACACGTTCCGCACGCACGTCGGGCGCGCGCTGCGGGGTGGCGCGTCGCCGGAGGACGTCCGGGCGGCACTGCGGTTCACCGCCCAGTTCGGCGTCACCCGGGCCTGGCACGCCTGGGAAGCGCTGAACCCGATCCTTGCGGAAAGCTAG